The Prochlorococcus sp. MIT 1341 genomic interval TAGACTTTTGAGCTTTACCTTGCCTGCAAGGCGCTCAATAAATTCAAGATCCTCCATTAACTCCATTGGCTTGTAACCACCAGAAAAGTTATAAAGAGACTTGCTGATTAATAAACCTTGATCCCCGTATGGTTGCTTAAAAAGATTGCTTCGTATGGAAACCATAATTTCCATCAATCGCATATCAAGTCCATGTTTGTTAACTCGAAACTCGAAGAACCAAGCTTCGGGGTTTTTGTGTAAACCATTCATGGCATTTTTGACTACATCTGGCCATTTTGTTGAGAGCCTGCTATCAGCATGTAGAAAAAGAAGTGAATTTCCGGACGATACGCTAGCTCCGAGATTTAGTTGAAGTCCACGGCAAGGTCTATCTGTTTTCAGGACTTTTGCTCCTGAAAGTTTTGCAATTAGACAGGTTGAATCTGAGCTTCCACTATCTACTACAACTATTTCAATAGGAAGAGGCCATATTTTTAGATCTGCAAGAAGTAAGGGAAGTGTTTGGGCCTCATTCTTTGTGGGGATAATGATACTTAGCCCTTTGTATTTGTCTATCCTCTCCATGGAAGCAGGTCCTGAAAAGTGTCCAAATCATTCTTTGATCCAAGCAAAAAGGTTTGTTTGTTTGCTTTATGAGCTTTTGAAAGTGTTTGTTTTAGGACCGCATTCGTTCCCCAAGAAATTCCCGAGAAGGGCCACGTTGGTACAGGGTTAGATAATCCTTCTGAAAGACCTAATAGCCAGTATCCACCGTCTTTGGAAGGCCCAATTACGATGTCATTTTGGGTTAAATTTTCTAGAGCCTTTAATAAATCAAAATGGCAAAGATTTGGCAAGTCGGAACCAATAACAATTATTGGTCTACCTTTTGTGTTTGGGCCTAGATGTTTCTTTTGAGCATGGATTATTTGTTTCCTCATTCGGGTTCCTAGAGAGCCTTGCCCTTGAAGAGTGACTTTAGAGAGGCCTTTGTCGATTCCCCAACGCTTGGCAGCTTTTGGACCTAAGCCTGAGATCGATAGCTGAAGTTCAATCAAGCCTTTTGCAGCGAGGTGTTTGGTCACGACCAAAGTGTGATTAAGGAGTCTTTCCTGAATTTTGGCAGCACGTTTTTTGCCAACACTCTTTGAAAGACGGCTCTTGCACCTGCCGGCGGCAGGCCACTTTGCCATGACAATGAG includes:
- a CDS encoding TIGR04283 family arsenosugar biosynthesis glycosyltransferase: MERIDKYKGLSIIIPTKNEAQTLPLLLADLKIWPLPIEIVVVDSGSSDSTCLIAKLSGAKVLKTDRPCRGLQLNLGASVSSGNSLLFLHADSRLSTKWPDVVKNAMNGLHKNPEAWFFEFRVNKHGLDMRLMEIMVSIRSNLFKQPYGDQGLLISKSLYNFSGGYKPMELMEDLEFIERLAGKVKLKSLNLPLYTNGRRWERNHAILVALKNFSLRQRWRKGESSASIFREYYNQKR
- a CDS encoding TIGR04282 family arsenosugar biosynthesis glycosyltransferase yields the protein MAKWPAAGRCKSRLSKSVGKKRAAKIQERLLNHTLVVTKHLAAKGLIELQLSISGLGPKAAKRWGIDKGLSKVTLQGQGSLGTRMRKQIIHAQKKHLGPNTKGRPIIVIGSDLPNLCHFDLLKALENLTQNDIVIGPSKDGGYWLLGLSEGLSNPVPTWPFSGISWGTNAVLKQTLSKAHKANKQTFLLGSKNDLDTFQDLLPWRG